In the genome of Flavobacterium panacagri, one region contains:
- the ggt gene encoding gamma-glutamyltransferase, which yields MKKITLLIALIYINTNAQQANPTGLVVTKAMVVSAREEASKIGSDIMKRGGNAFDAMVGTELALAVAFPFAGNIGGGGFMVYRKANGEVGSLDYREKAPLAATKDMFLDSDGNVIKGKSTETALAIGVPGTIAGVFAVHKKYGTMPIAKILEPVIALAERGVIVTKKQEKSLNDYHDKIVKINGENSLLSGTFKENDTIKYPALAKTLKRIQKKGRNEFYKGETAKILVDYLKKKGGIITMEDLAKYEAKWRKPLQFTYKDLKITSMSPPSSGGICLAQILKMLEPYDLSKMGHNSPDAIQVIVEAERRAYADRSYFLGDPDFVKIPVKELLDQNYLRDRMASFNPEKATLSSEIKEGKVNYAESTETTHYSIVDQFGNAIAATTTLNDGYGSKYYCDELGFFLNNEMDDFSAKPGSPNMFGLVGNEANSIAPQKRMLSSMTPTIVEKNGKLFMVVGTPGGSTIITSVLQTILNVYEYNLSMQEAVNAPRFHHQWLPDLITFEPNAFETKTIDKLKAKNYLINEKPTPIIGKVDAILILPDSKLEGGADFRGDDKAVGF from the coding sequence ATGAAAAAAATTACGCTTTTAATAGCTCTCATTTATATTAATACTAACGCGCAGCAAGCAAATCCAACAGGATTAGTTGTAACCAAAGCAATGGTCGTTTCGGCTCGTGAAGAGGCTTCTAAAATTGGTTCAGACATTATGAAACGAGGCGGCAATGCATTTGATGCTATGGTTGGAACCGAATTGGCATTGGCAGTCGCTTTTCCTTTTGCGGGAAATATTGGCGGCGGCGGTTTTATGGTATATAGAAAAGCAAATGGCGAAGTAGGTTCTTTAGATTATCGTGAAAAAGCACCATTGGCCGCTACAAAAGATATGTTTCTAGACAGCGATGGAAATGTCATTAAAGGCAAAAGTACCGAGACAGCTCTAGCAATTGGCGTTCCGGGAACTATCGCTGGAGTTTTTGCCGTTCATAAAAAATACGGCACCATGCCTATTGCTAAAATTTTAGAACCTGTAATTGCTTTGGCTGAAAGAGGTGTTATAGTTACCAAAAAACAAGAAAAAAGTTTAAACGATTATCATGATAAAATTGTTAAGATAAACGGAGAGAATTCTCTTTTATCTGGAACTTTCAAAGAGAATGATACGATCAAATATCCAGCGCTGGCAAAGACTTTAAAAAGAATTCAGAAAAAAGGAAGAAATGAATTCTATAAAGGTGAGACAGCTAAAATTTTAGTTGATTATCTGAAGAAAAAAGGTGGCATCATTACAATGGAAGATTTGGCAAAATATGAAGCCAAATGGAGAAAACCGCTTCAGTTTACATACAAAGATTTAAAAATCACTTCGATGTCTCCACCAAGCAGCGGCGGCATCTGTTTGGCGCAGATTTTAAAAATGCTGGAACCGTATGATTTATCCAAAATGGGACATAATTCTCCTGATGCCATTCAAGTTATTGTAGAAGCTGAAAGAAGAGCTTATGCTGATAGAAGCTACTTTTTAGGAGATCCGGATTTTGTCAAAATTCCAGTAAAAGAATTATTAGATCAAAATTACTTACGTGATCGAATGGCAAGTTTTAATCCAGAAAAAGCCACTTTGTCTTCTGAAATAAAAGAAGGAAAAGTCAATTATGCTGAAAGCACCGAAACGACTCATTATTCTATTGTAGATCAATTTGGAAATGCAATTGCAGCAACCACAACTTTAAATGATGGATACGGTTCTAAATATTACTGCGATGAATTAGGTTTCTTTTTGAATAATGAAATGGATGATTTTAGTGCTAAACCAGGTTCGCCAAATATGTTTGGTTTGGTTGGAAATGAAGCCAACAGTATTGCACCGCAAAAGCGTATGTTGAGTTCGATGACACCAACAATTGTGGAGAAAAACGGAAAATTGTTTATGGTTGTGGGAACTCCGGGCGGTTCTACTATTATCACCTCAGTTTTGCAAACTATTTTAAATGTATACGAATACAATCTGAGCATGCAGGAAGCAGTAAATGCACCACGTTTTCATCATCAGTGGCTTCCTGATTTGATTACTTTTGAACCAAATGCTTTTGAGACAAAAACAATAGACAAACTAAAAGCTAAAAATTACTTAATCAATGAAAAACCAACTCCAATCATCGGAAAAGTGGATGCCATTTTAATCTTGCCTGACAGTAAATTAGAAGGCGGAGCTGACTTTAGAGGAGATGATAAAGCAGTTGGCTTTTAA